From Gemmobacter sp., the proteins below share one genomic window:
- the metC gene encoding cystathionine beta-lyase, protein MTARSTQTDRDTLLAHAGRQTRVVPTVNMPVHRASTILFDTIAELDAAKARRFQKGTLFYGRFGTPDVFALEEAISEFEGGAGTVAVPSGLAACVLPLVAFLKPGDHVLVADTVYEPTRTSLNAFVRRNGVEVEYYDPRADVAPLIRGNTRVIYLESPGSQTFEVQDIPAIAAAARARGVITVCDNTWATALFCRPLALGCDVVVQAATKYIVGHSDAMLGLVTVADMALHAPLREAANWMGYSVAPDEVYLAARGLRTLAVRLAQHGATGLELARWLEGRPGVARVIHPGLPSHPDHAIWARDFTGASGLFAILLDTTDRAVAARFCESLTLFGIGFSWGGFESLVLPGDPSHARTATRWDEKRQLVRIHAGLENADDLKADLAQALAGCLAAA, encoded by the coding sequence ATGACTGCCCGTTCCACCCAGACCGACCGCGACACGCTGCTGGCCCATGCCGGGCGCCAGACGCGTGTGGTGCCTACGGTCAACATGCCGGTGCATCGCGCCTCGACCATCCTGTTCGACACGATCGCCGAACTGGATGCGGCCAAGGCGCGGCGGTTCCAGAAGGGGACGCTGTTCTATGGCCGCTTCGGCACCCCCGACGTGTTCGCGCTGGAAGAAGCGATCAGCGAATTCGAAGGCGGGGCAGGGACGGTTGCGGTGCCGTCAGGCCTTGCCGCCTGCGTGCTGCCGCTGGTGGCGTTCCTGAAACCGGGCGATCATGTGCTGGTGGCCGATACGGTCTATGAACCCACGCGCACCAGCCTGAACGCCTTTGTCCGCCGCAACGGGGTGGAGGTGGAATATTACGACCCCCGCGCCGATGTGGCGCCGCTGATCCGGGGCAATACCCGGGTGATCTATCTGGAAAGCCCCGGGTCGCAGACCTTCGAGGTGCAGGACATTCCCGCCATCGCCGCCGCCGCCAGGGCGCGCGGGGTGATCACGGTGTGCGACAACACCTGGGCCACCGCGCTGTTCTGCCGGCCGCTGGCGCTGGGGTGCGATGTGGTGGTGCAGGCGGCGACGAAATACATCGTCGGCCATTCCGATGCCATGCTGGGGCTGGTGACGGTGGCCGACATGGCGCTGCATGCCCCGCTGCGCGAGGCGGCGAACTGGATGGGCTATTCGGTGGCCCCCGACGAGGTGTATCTGGCCGCGCGGGGCCTGCGCACGCTGGCGGTACGGCTGGCCCAGCATGGCGCCACCGGGCTGGAACTGGCGCGCTGGCTGGAAGGCCGGCCGGGCGTGGCGCGGGTGATCCACCCGGGCCTGCCGTCGCACCCCGACCATGCGATCTGGGCGCGCGATTTCACCGGCGCCTCGGGCCTGTTCGCCATTCTGCTGGACACCACCGACCGCGCCGTGGCCGCGCGGTTCTGCGAAAGCCTGACGCTGTTCGGCATCGGGTTTTCCTGGGGCGGGTTCGAAAGCCTGGTGCTGCCGGGCGACCCGTCGCATGCCCGCACCGCGACGCGGTGGGATGAAAAACGCCAGCTGGTCCGCATTCATGCCGGGCTGGAAAACGCGGACGACCTGAAAGCCGATCTGGCCCAGGCGCTGGCAGGCTGCCTGGCGGCGGCCTGA
- a CDS encoding 2Fe-2S iron-sulfur cluster-binding protein has translation MFRSLEPQAAAATILLDGRPVQLVAGANLAAALLQAGHGPFRTTPVSGAPRLPYCMMGVCFDCLAVIDGVPNRQTCLETVREGMAVDRQQGAA, from the coding sequence ATGTTCAGGTCGCTTGAGCCGCAGGCCGCTGCGGCCACCATTCTGCTGGACGGCCGCCCCGTGCAGCTGGTCGCAGGGGCCAATCTGGCGGCCGCGCTGTTGCAGGCCGGGCATGGGCCGTTCCGCACCACCCCGGTCAGCGGGGCGCCGCGCCTGCCCTATTGCATGATGGGCGTGTGCTTTGATTGCCTGGCGGTGATCGACGGGGTGCCGAACCGGCAGACCTGTCTGGAAACCGTGCGCGAGGGCATGGCGGTGGACCGCCAGCAGGGGGCGGCATGA
- a CDS encoding transketolase: MPNAHLKTIEQRLLWLSHWMIHNANHLRPKTEGIKIGGHQASSASMVSIMTALYFSALRPEDRVAVKPHASPVFHAIQYLMGNQTRERMEAFRGYGGVQSYPSRTKDIDDVDFSTGSVGLGVAITSFASIIQDYIAAKTWGQGVPLGRMVALVGDAELDEGNIYECLQEGWKNDLRNCWWVIDYNRQSLDGIVREGLFRRIEQIFAAFGWDVVKVKYGHLQRAAFAEPGGEKLRDWIDACPNQLYSALTYMGGAVWRKRLMDDLGDQGEVTALLARRSDAELAELMENLGGNCVQTMADTFAAIDHDRPVCFLAYTVKGWGTPIAGHKDNHGGLMTKAQMADWQRAMQVPEGQEWEPFATVADVPALQDFLSAVPFFARGRRRWHDDRLAVPAVAISTDREMSTQTAFGKILDDLAKGGGDLAARIVTTSPDVTGTTSLGPWVNRRKLFARKSQADLFRSENIPSTAKWDFAPEGQHIELGIAEMNLFLLLGAAGLSHSIFGKRLIPIGTVYDPFVARGLDALNYACYQDARFMIVGTPSGVTLAPEGGAHQSIGSPLIGMSQDGLASFEPAFADELAVIMEWAFDYLQRDGEGDPDERTWLRDETGGSVYLRLTTNPIEQPGKRHDDAFRQGAIDGAYWLRPPGPNCEVVIAYQGAVAPEAIRAAGMLAEARRDVGVLAITSADRLNAGWTAAQRARSRGAAQAASHIERLLAPLPGHCSLVTVIDGHPATLAWVGSVAGHRTIPLGVEHFGQTGTIADLYRHFGLDAETIVQRVNGLTAGRVARIA; encoded by the coding sequence ATGCCCAATGCCCATCTGAAAACCATCGAACAGCGCCTGCTGTGGCTGTCACACTGGATGATCCACAATGCCAACCACCTGCGGCCGAAAACCGAGGGGATCAAGATCGGCGGGCATCAGGCCAGTTCGGCCTCCATGGTGTCGATCATGACCGCGCTGTATTTCAGCGCGCTGCGGCCCGAGGACCGGGTGGCGGTGAAACCCCATGCCTCGCCGGTGTTTCATGCGATCCAGTATCTGATGGGCAACCAGACGCGCGAGCGGATGGAGGCGTTCCGCGGCTATGGCGGCGTGCAAAGCTATCCCAGCCGGACCAAGGATATCGACGATGTGGATTTTTCCACCGGATCGGTCGGGCTGGGGGTGGCGATCACCTCGTTCGCGTCGATCATCCAGGATTACATCGCGGCCAAGACCTGGGGGCAGGGGGTGCCGCTGGGCCGGATGGTGGCGCTGGTGGGCGATGCCGAGCTGGACGAGGGCAATATCTACGAATGCCTGCAAGAGGGCTGGAAGAACGACCTGCGCAATTGCTGGTGGGTGATCGACTATAACCGCCAGTCGCTGGACGGCATCGTGCGCGAAGGGCTGTTCCGCCGGATCGAGCAGATATTCGCCGCGTTTGGCTGGGATGTGGTCAAGGTCAAATACGGCCACCTGCAACGCGCGGCCTTTGCCGAACCGGGGGGCGAAAAGCTGCGCGACTGGATCGACGCCTGCCCGAACCAGCTGTATTCGGCGCTGACCTATATGGGTGGCGCGGTGTGGCGCAAACGGCTGATGGACGATCTGGGCGACCAGGGCGAAGTGACGGCGCTGCTGGCGCGCCGGTCGGATGCCGAACTGGCCGAGCTGATGGAGAACCTGGGCGGTAACTGCGTGCAGACCATGGCCGATACCTTTGCCGCCATCGACCATGACCGGCCGGTGTGCTTTCTGGCCTATACGGTCAAGGGCTGGGGCACGCCGATTGCCGGGCACAAGGACAACCACGGCGGGCTGATGACCAAGGCGCAGATGGCCGACTGGCAGCGCGCCATGCAGGTGCCCGAGGGGCAGGAATGGGAGCCGTTCGCCACCGTCGCCGATGTGCCGGCCTTGCAGGATTTCCTGTCGGCTGTGCCATTCTTTGCCCGCGGGCGGCGGCGCTGGCACGATGACCGGCTGGCGGTGCCGGCGGTTGCCATTTCCACCGACCGCGAGATGTCGACCCAGACGGCATTCGGCAAGATCCTGGATGACCTGGCCAAGGGCGGCGGCGATCTGGCGGCGCGGATCGTCACCACCTCGCCCGATGTGACGGGGACCACCAGCCTTGGGCCGTGGGTGAACCGCAGAAAGCTGTTCGCGCGCAAAAGTCAGGCCGATCTGTTCCGGTCGGAAAACATCCCGTCCACCGCGAAATGGGATTTCGCGCCCGAAGGCCAGCACATCGAACTGGGCATTGCGGAGATGAACCTGTTCCTGCTGCTGGGGGCGGCGGGGCTGAGCCACAGCATTTTCGGCAAGCGGCTGATCCCGATTGGCACGGTCTATGACCCGTTCGTGGCGCGGGGGCTGGATGCACTGAACTACGCCTGTTACCAGGATGCGCGCTTCATGATCGTGGGCACGCCGTCGGGGGTGACGCTGGCGCCCGAAGGGGGCGCGCACCAATCCATCGGGTCGCCGCTGATCGGGATGAGCCAGGACGGGCTGGCCAGTTTCGAGCCGGCCTTTGCCGACGAGCTGGCGGTGATCATGGAATGGGCGTTCGATTACCTGCAACGCGATGGCGAGGGCGACCCGGACGAACGCACCTGGCTGCGCGATGAAACCGGCGGGTCGGTTTATCTGCGGCTGACGACGAACCCGATCGAACAGCCGGGCAAACGGCACGACGATGCGTTCCGGCAGGGTGCCATCGACGGCGCCTATTGGCTGCGCCCGCCGGGCCCGAACTGCGAGGTGGTGATTGCCTATCAGGGGGCCGTGGCGCCCGAGGCGATCCGGGCGGCCGGGATGCTGGCCGAGGCGCGGCGCGATGTGGGGGTGCTGGCGATTACCTCGGCCGACCGGCTGAACGCGGGTTGGACAGCGGCGCAGCGCGCGCGGTCGCGGGGGGCTGCACAGGCGGCAAGCCATATCGAACGGCTGCTGGCACCGCTGCCAGGCCATTGCAGCCTTGTCACGGTGATCGACGGGCATCCGGCGACGCTGGCCTGGGTGGGGTCGGTGGCCGGGCACCGGACGATTCCGCTGGGGGTGGAACATTTCGGCCAGACCGGGACGATTGCCGATCTGTATCGCCACTTCGGGCTGGATGCCGAAACCATCGTGCAGCGGGTGAACGGCCTGACCGCCGGCCGCGTGGCGCGCATCGCCTGA
- a CDS encoding TAXI family TRAP transporter solute-binding subunit, whose protein sequence is MNVFARSLLGLALGAGLMAGAASAQTTNIEWTSGSPGGSWFTIVTGLSNIIMEKNPDIAIRVVPGGGRDNPTKMDGGISQMGMGIDFLAAAAAKGEEPYAKPHKGLMSMGGTWAPAEFHVIVDAKETRPLAEIMADPKLKIGTSPKATSEELTLQRALAFYKNEPAKVSAGGGSVINGTYTQLISAFDDGQIDVIFGAGSAPTGIALEVENGRRAAKLIAMGAPLQDYLSSTYGYGKGQIPAKVYSKIQPDGAAISVTTMEALILVHESVSEDVVYRMTKTLLENRDRFGNIYKVLERFDPAVAWQNQPVPLHPGAAKAYKELGYMK, encoded by the coding sequence ATGAACGTCTTTGCACGATCGCTGCTGGGTCTGGCGCTTGGCGCCGGGCTGATGGCGGGCGCCGCCTCGGCGCAGACCACGAACATCGAATGGACCTCGGGGTCGCCGGGGGGCAGCTGGTTCACCATCGTGACCGGGCTGTCGAACATCATCATGGAAAAGAACCCGGACATCGCCATCCGCGTGGTGCCGGGCGGCGGGCGCGACAACCCGACCAAGATGGACGGTGGCATCAGCCAGATGGGCATGGGCATCGACTTTCTGGCCGCCGCGGCCGCCAAGGGTGAAGAACCCTATGCCAAGCCGCACAAGGGCCTGATGTCGATGGGCGGCACCTGGGCGCCGGCGGAATTCCATGTGATCGTCGATGCCAAGGAAACCCGCCCGCTGGCCGAGATCATGGCGGATCCGAAGCTGAAGATCGGCACCTCGCCCAAGGCCACGTCCGAGGAACTGACGCTGCAACGCGCGCTGGCGTTCTACAAGAACGAGCCGGCCAAGGTTTCGGCCGGCGGCGGCAGCGTGATCAACGGCACCTATACCCAGCTGATCTCGGCCTTTGACGATGGCCAGATCGACGTGATCTTCGGGGCAGGGTCCGCCCCCACCGGCATCGCGCTGGAGGTGGAGAACGGCCGCCGCGCCGCCAAGCTGATCGCCATGGGCGCGCCGTTGCAGGATTACCTGTCCAGCACCTACGGATACGGCAAGGGGCAGATCCCCGCCAAGGTCTACAGCAAGATCCAGCCCGACGGTGCGGCCATTTCGGTCACCACGATGGAGGCGCTGATCCTGGTGCATGAAAGCGTGTCCGAAGACGTGGTTTACCGCATGACCAAGACCCTGCTGGAAAACCGCGACCGCTTTGGCAACATCTACAAGGTGCTGGAGCGTTTCGACCCCGCCGTCGCCTGGCAGAACCAGCCCGTCCCGCTGCATCCCGGCGCCGCCAAGGCGTACAAGGAACTCGGCTACATGAAGTGA
- a CDS encoding aspartate/glutamate racemase family protein produces MQPRKKTYYGVSIGILMVNTTFQRYIGDIGNAMTWDFPVQYKIVHDAVPSRMTDLHNASLLEPFKRAADELIAAGVDGITTTCGFLSIYQRELADHCSVPVATSSLLQVPMVERILPSGQRVGIMTYNGDVLNGPYLDAVGIAQDTPVAGIPQDSNFVRWIKEGDTSVTYDTLKAEVVATARAFVAANPQIGAIVLECTNLAPFSHYIAEATGLPVYDTVTMVNTFQASLRPRAYPMF; encoded by the coding sequence ATGCAGCCCCGGAAAAAGACCTACTACGGCGTGTCGATCGGCATTCTGATGGTGAACACCACCTTCCAGCGCTATATCGGCGATATCGGCAATGCGATGACCTGGGATTTCCCGGTGCAATACAAGATCGTCCACGATGCGGTGCCGTCCAGGATGACCGACCTGCACAATGCCAGCCTGCTGGAGCCGTTCAAGCGCGCGGCGGATGAACTGATCGCGGCGGGGGTCGATGGCATTACAACCACCTGCGGGTTCCTGTCGATCTATCAGCGGGAACTGGCGGATCACTGTTCGGTGCCCGTGGCCACCTCCAGCCTGTTGCAGGTGCCGATGGTGGAACGCATCCTGCCCTCCGGCCAGCGGGTGGGGATCATGACCTACAATGGCGATGTGCTGAACGGCCCGTATCTGGATGCCGTGGGCATTGCGCAGGATACCCCCGTGGCCGGCATCCCGCAGGATTCCAACTTTGTCCGCTGGATCAAGGAAGGCGATACATCCGTCACCTATGACACGCTGAAAGCCGAAGTGGTGGCAACCGCCCGCGCCTTTGTGGCCGCCAACCCGCAGATCGGCGCCATCGTGCTGGAATGCACGAACCTTGCGCCCTTCTCGCATTACATTGCCGAAGCGACGGGGCTGCCGGTCTATGACACGGTGACCATGGTCAATACCTTTCAGGCCAGCCTGCGCCCGCGCGCCTATCCGATGTTCTGA
- a CDS encoding FAD-dependent oxidoreductase has translation MAGSDYIIIGGGIVGAAIAWGMARAGESVALLDEGDVALRAARGNFGNVWVQGKGGTAPDYADLTRQAANDWADFALELQGDTGIDLHFRRPGAAYICFSPEELARRGAALAASNQRARIQSAFEVLDRAALADRLPAIGPDVAGGTYCPDDGTANPLYLLRALVRGFVRRGGRYLPRHGVTGLARDGAGFVAHTAQGPVRAGRIVLAAGLGNAALAPMLDLSGPVRPVRGQIMVTEKLRPFLPMGTNFIRQTLEGGCIFGESSEEVGNDDGTTLPVLRETARKAVTAFPILRDARVVRAWGALRIMTPDGVPVYQGRDGAFVVCVHSGVTLAPWHAGGLVGHLRAGHLPGDVFQSFQPERFNVQVA, from the coding sequence ATGGCGGGCAGCGACTATATCATCATCGGCGGCGGCATCGTGGGGGCGGCGATTGCCTGGGGTATGGCACGCGCCGGCGAAAGCGTGGCGCTGCTGGACGAAGGCGATGTGGCGCTGCGCGCGGCGCGGGGGAACTTTGGCAACGTCTGGGTGCAGGGCAAGGGCGGCACCGCCCCCGACTATGCCGACCTGACCCGGCAGGCCGCGAACGACTGGGCGGATTTTGCGCTGGAATTGCAGGGTGATACCGGGATCGACCTGCATTTCCGCCGCCCCGGTGCCGCCTATATCTGCTTTTCGCCCGAGGAACTGGCCCGGCGCGGCGCGGCGCTGGCGGCATCGAACCAGCGCGCCCGGATCCAGAGCGCGTTCGAGGTGCTGGACCGCGCCGCCCTGGCCGACCGGCTGCCCGCCATCGGGCCGGACGTGGCGGGGGGCACCTATTGCCCCGACGATGGCACGGCGAACCCGCTGTACCTGTTGCGGGCGCTGGTGCGCGGGTTTGTCCGGCGGGGCGGGCGCTATCTGCCCCGGCATGGCGTGACGGGGCTGGCCCGCGACGGGGCAGGGTTCGTGGCCCATACCGCGCAGGGGCCGGTGCGGGCCGGGCGCATCGTGCTGGCGGCCGGTCTGGGCAATGCGGCGCTGGCGCCGATGCTGGATCTGTCCGGCCCGGTGCGGCCGGTGCGGGGCCAGATCATGGTCACCGAAAAGCTGCGCCCCTTCCTGCCGATGGGCACCAACTTCATCCGCCAGACGCTGGAGGGCGGCTGCATATTCGGCGAAAGCTCGGAGGAGGTGGGGAATGACGATGGCACCACGCTGCCGGTGCTGCGCGAAACCGCGCGCAAGGCGGTGACCGCGTTTCCGATCCTGCGCGATGCGCGGGTGGTGCGGGCCTGGGGTGCGCTGCGCATCATGACGCCCGATGGCGTGCCGGTGTATCAGGGGCGCGACGGGGCCTTTGTCGTCTGCGTGCATTCGGGGGTCACGCTGGCGCCCTGGCATGCCGGGGGGCTGGTCGGCCATCTGCGCGCCGGGCATCTGCCGGGCGATGTGTTCCAATCCTTCCAGCCGGAGCGGTTCAATGTTCAGGTCGCTTGA
- a CDS encoding carboxymuconolactone decarboxylase family protein, translated as MKPQPIAYADASPEVKAVYDDIMQSRGLTDVNNFWKYLANDPKGLKRTWESVKEVMAPGALDPVVKEMVYLAVSVTNNCGYCIASHSAAAAKAGMTPEMFAELMAVVGMANETNRLVNGYRVPVDPQFA; from the coding sequence ATGAAACCCCAGCCCATCGCCTATGCCGATGCCTCGCCCGAGGTGAAGGCCGTCTACGACGACATCATGCAGTCGCGCGGACTGACCGATGTGAACAACTTCTGGAAGTATCTCGCCAACGACCCCAAGGGGCTGAAACGCACCTGGGAAAGCGTCAAGGAGGTGATGGCCCCCGGCGCGCTGGACCCGGTGGTCAAGGAAATGGTCTATCTGGCCGTGTCCGTCACCAACAACTGCGGCTATTGCATTGCCAGCCATTCCGCCGCCGCCGCCAAGGCCGGCATGACGCCCGAGATGTTCGCCGAACTGATGGCCGTGGTCGGCATGGCGAACGAAACCAACCGGCTGGTCAACGGTTACCGCGTGCCGGTCGATCCGCAGTTCGCCTGA
- a CDS encoding Lrp/AsnC family transcriptional regulator, whose protein sequence is MVNPATIDEIDRRILRRLQAQGRMSLQDLAESVGLSATPVARRVRALEDAGIITGYRAMIDEVALGFGVSVFVSVRLDRQIDSALATFEATIRTLPEVVDCWLMTGNRDYLVRVVTADLAEFESFLVGRLTKIPGVASIESSLPLRRVKADLARTV, encoded by the coding sequence ATGGTGAATCCCGCCACGATCGACGAAATCGACAGGCGCATCCTGCGCCGGCTTCAGGCGCAGGGGCGGATGTCCTTGCAGGATCTGGCCGAAAGCGTCGGCCTGTCGGCCACCCCCGTCGCCCGCCGGGTCCGCGCGCTGGAAGATGCAGGCATCATCACCGGCTACCGCGCCATGATTGATGAAGTGGCGCTGGGGTTCGGCGTTTCGGTCTTTGTCTCGGTCCGGCTGGATCGGCAGATCGACAGCGCCCTTGCCACGTTCGAAGCCACCATCCGCACCCTGCCAGAGGTCGTCGATTGCTGGCTGATGACCGGCAACCGCGACTATCTGGTGCGCGTGGTCACCGCCGACCTGGCGGAATTCGAATCCTTCCTGGTCGGGCGGCTGACCAAGATCCCCGGGGTCGCCTCCATCGAATCCTCGCTGCCCTTGCGGCGGGTCAAGGCCGATCTGGCGCGCACGGTCTGA
- a CDS encoding TRAP transporter fused permease subunit — translation MRVLKGPVGIGISLWLAAMAALHFYYTIGGYPEPLKLASLHLMLAVPPVFLLFPARPASPAHRPSALDWVLAVLAFLPSLYIYLDPNRVYDRSPYIDPLTATELVLGTLMTLLVLEAVRRSLSVVLSILVGVVILYMFICEMLPGVWYYRDLPYGQVVDILYLMTGSGLYGQLTGISATIVATFLIFGAFLQASGMGNLFMNVGTFLAGRYSGGPAKVVVVESGLFGMTSGSSVANVVVTGAVTIPEMKRMGFPAAMAGGIEAAASVGGLIMPPMMGAAAFVMAEVISVPYIDIVAAAAIGAVLYYLGVFASVHFMARKLGIKALPKEEIATFRDVLKDIHFLIPLIVLIWLMSQRYSPYYSAFWATVAVFATSWLRAHTRMGWRKVFDAFVDAGSTICMIAVAVAAAGIITAGLTNTGLLLAFSGIIKTLAGDSLLLLVLLVALSCLFLGMGVPTTPAYIITAAIGAPLIAESGTASLIAIHLFVLYFAVMADATPPVAAASYAAAAIAKANPLATGAWAFRMAAGGFITGIAFIYEPALTLDGTVYEIVTATLAVSAGIVLISLAYVGYSSRPLPIWLRLILFAAGVACALWHTAPELLRGIVGYAIVAGLLFLPKAEDRPAPVTQN, via the coding sequence ATGAGAGTTCTGAAGGGGCCGGTCGGAATCGGCATATCCCTCTGGTTGGCAGCCATGGCGGCGCTGCATTTCTACTATACCATCGGCGGCTACCCCGAGCCGCTGAAACTGGCCAGCCTGCACCTGATGCTGGCGGTTCCGCCGGTGTTCCTGCTGTTCCCGGCGCGGCCCGCATCGCCCGCGCATCGCCCCTCGGCACTGGACTGGGTGCTGGCGGTGCTGGCGTTCCTGCCCAGCCTGTATATCTACCTTGACCCCAACCGGGTCTATGACCGCAGCCCCTATATCGACCCGCTGACCGCCACGGAACTGGTGCTGGGCACGCTGATGACCCTGCTGGTGCTGGAGGCGGTGCGCCGGTCGCTGTCGGTGGTGCTGTCGATTCTGGTGGGCGTGGTCATCCTTTACATGTTCATCTGCGAGATGCTGCCGGGCGTGTGGTATTACCGCGACCTGCCTTATGGCCAGGTGGTGGACATCCTGTATCTGATGACGGGCAGCGGGCTGTATGGCCAGCTGACCGGGATTTCGGCCACCATCGTGGCGACCTTCCTGATCTTTGGCGCGTTTCTTCAGGCCAGCGGCATGGGCAACCTGTTCATGAACGTCGGCACCTTTCTGGCCGGGCGGTATTCCGGCGGGCCGGCCAAGGTGGTGGTGGTGGAATCCGGCCTGTTCGGCATGACCAGCGGATCGTCGGTGGCCAATGTGGTGGTGACCGGCGCCGTCACCATCCCGGAAATGAAGCGCATGGGCTTTCCTGCCGCCATGGCCGGCGGGATCGAGGCGGCGGCCAGCGTGGGCGGGCTGATCATGCCGCCGATGATGGGGGCGGCGGCGTTCGTGATGGCCGAGGTCATCTCGGTCCCCTATATCGACATCGTGGCGGCCGCCGCCATCGGGGCGGTGCTGTATTACCTGGGCGTCTTCGCCTCGGTCCATTTCATGGCGCGCAAGCTGGGCATCAAGGCCCTGCCCAAGGAAGAAATCGCCACCTTCCGCGACGTGCTGAAGGACATCCACTTCCTGATCCCGCTGATCGTGCTGATCTGGCTGATGAGCCAGCGGTATTCGCCGTATTATTCCGCCTTTTGGGCGACGGTGGCGGTGTTCGCCACGTCCTGGCTGCGGGCGCATACCCGGATGGGCTGGCGCAAGGTGTTCGACGCCTTTGTCGATGCCGGCAGCACGATCTGCATGATCGCGGTGGCGGTGGCGGCGGCGGGCATCATCACGGCGGGGCTGACGAATACCGGGCTGCTGCTGGCCTTCAGCGGCATTATCAAGACGCTGGCCGGGGATTCACTGCTGCTGCTGGTGTTGCTGGTGGCGCTGTCCTGCCTGTTCCTGGGCATGGGGGTGCCGACGACGCCGGCCTATATCATCACCGCGGCCATCGGCGCCCCGCTGATCGCCGAAAGCGGCACGGCATCGCTGATCGCGATTCACCTGTTCGTGCTGTATTTCGCCGTGATGGCCGATGCGACACCGCCGGTGGCTGCCGCCTCTTATGCCGCCGCGGCGATTGCCAAGGCCAATCCGCTGGCCACCGGCGCCTGGGCGTTCCGCATGGCGGCGGGCGGGTTCATCACCGGGATCGCCTTCATCTATGAACCGGCGCTGACGCTGGACGGCACGGTGTACGAGATCGTCACCGCGACGCTGGCGGTATCGGCGGGGATCGTGCTGATATCGCTGGCCTATGTCGGCTACAGTTCGCGCCCCCTGCCGATCTGGTTGCGGCTGATCCTGTTTGCGGCGGGGGTGGCCTGTGCGCTGTGGCATACGGCCCCGGAACTGCTGCGCGGGATCGTCGGCTATGCCATCGTCGCGGGCCTGCTGTTCCTGCCCAAGGCCGAAGACAGGCCGGCGCCGGTTACCCAGAACTGA
- a CDS encoding quinone oxidoreductase, with product MSNSIIQQQSGGPEVLQWTAVDVPAPGPGEVTLRHTAIGVNFIDIYVRKGAYPMMTLPGTPGMEAAGLVEAVGPGVTGLTVGQRVAYVMTAPGAYSERRNVPAERMVPLPDDITDQDAAALMLKGMTAERLLHKTAPAQAGDTVLIHAAAGGVGLLLCAWARAIGCTVIGTVGSAAKADLARGAGAHHVIDSGTEDVAARVMEITGGKGADKIYDGVGKDTFEISLACIARFGHLVSFGNASGAVPPVNIALLAPKCIALSRPQVFPYIADRANLLATAANLFDAMRKRIITAQIHHTYPLAQAAQAHDDLEQRRTTGQILLLA from the coding sequence TTGTCCAACAGCATCATCCAGCAGCAGTCCGGCGGCCCCGAGGTTCTTCAGTGGACCGCGGTCGATGTGCCGGCCCCTGGCCCGGGTGAAGTGACCCTGCGCCATACGGCCATCGGGGTGAACTTCATCGACATCTATGTCCGCAAGGGTGCCTATCCGATGATGACCCTGCCCGGCACGCCCGGCATGGAGGCGGCGGGCCTGGTCGAGGCGGTGGGGCCGGGGGTCACCGGGCTGACGGTGGGCCAGCGCGTGGCCTATGTGATGACCGCGCCGGGTGCCTATAGCGAGCGGCGCAATGTGCCGGCCGAGCGCATGGTGCCGCTGCCCGACGACATCACCGATCAGGACGCCGCCGCGCTGATGCTCAAGGGCATGACGGCGGAACGCCTGCTGCACAAGACGGCACCGGCGCAGGCCGGGGACACCGTGCTGATCCATGCGGCGGCCGGCGGCGTGGGCCTGTTGCTGTGCGCCTGGGCGCGGGCCATCGGCTGCACGGTGATCGGGACGGTCGGATCGGCGGCCAAGGCCGATCTGGCACGCGGGGCAGGGGCGCATCATGTGATCGATTCCGGCACCGAGGATGTGGCCGCCCGGGTGATGGAGATTACCGGCGGCAAGGGGGCCGACAAGATCTATGACGGCGTGGGCAAGGACACGTTCGAGATCTCGTTGGCCTGCATCGCGCGGTTTGGCCACCTGGTCAGCTTTGGCAATGCCTCGGGCGCGGTGCCGCCGGTGAACATTGCCCTGCTGGCGCCGAAATGCATCGCGCTGTCGCGGCCGCAGGTGTTCCCCTATATCGCCGACCGGGCCAACCTGCTGGCGACGGCGGCGAACCTGTTCGACGCGATGCGCAAGCGAATCATCACCGCGCAAATCCACCATACCTATCCGCTGGCCCAGGCGGCGCAGGCGCATGACGACCTGGAACAGCGCCGCACCACGGGGCAGATCCTGCTGCTGGCTTGA